From one Salmo salar chromosome ssa09, Ssal_v3.1, whole genome shotgun sequence genomic stretch:
- the LOC106611086 gene encoding protein LBH — translation MTEVMNTQEPVIKDFSVAGAASGDQGISFQTFLDTHERNPKLSKRLPSIVVEPSDGGNVESGELRWPPMDPNSVEAPGGMQPHKHTPLQATQDQTADEDLNLGVQDSSEVVYGAVVEESN, via the exons ATGACTGAGGTGATGAACACACAGGAACCTGTGATAAAGGACTTCAGTGTAGCTGGAGCAGCATCAGGGGATCAGGGCATATCCTTTCAG ACTTTCCTAGATACCCATGAGCGGAATCCCAAGCTATCCAAGAGACTTCCCTCTATTGTGGTGGAGCCCTCTGATGGGGGCAATGTGGAAAGCGGGGAGCTCCGCTGGCCACCTATGGATCCCAACTCTGTAGAGGCCCCAGGCGGGATGCAGCCCCACAAACACACTCCTCTTCAGGCCACACAGGACCAGACCGCAG ATGAAGATCTGAATCTTGGGGTGCAGGACAGCAGTGAAGTGGTGTATGGGGCCGTAGTGGAGGAATCTAACTGA